A single Cannabis sativa cultivar Pink pepper isolate KNU-18-1 chromosome 7, ASM2916894v1, whole genome shotgun sequence DNA region contains:
- the LOC133039727 gene encoding uncharacterized protein LOC133039727 — MPTNRSWMKAHRRSTEFRSGIEEFVAVATNHVNSDGLARCPCMRCLNVNFHTPATIRVHLFLSGIQPSYNPWYFHEETFSQPAIELPENDEEEMADVLADMLRGDPGFNESANTTDSFNEPPINDNNKFDDLLKEMEAELYLGCKKSALNALVKLMHCKVLNRWSNHSFDMLLSILIDLFPEGTKLPKLHYESKMQLRNLGLGYDSIDVCKYNCAIFWKENEKKEFCPVCGESRWVKRKGKGKKVPHKVMRYFPLTPRLKRLYCSRHTAEDMRWHYSQRPKEDGVLRHPADVEEWKQFDRLHPSFAVEPRNVRLGLATDGFNPFGNMSNSYSLWPVICVPYNLSPWKCMSAESLLLTLLIPGPSSPGKDIDVFMRPLIDELKQLWETGVKTRDAYNGTIGANSFAGALLRRQKLIIAGSWRIRPFFNTGAYFSPALLLAGKRKFYRRSYYTRR, encoded by the exons ATGCCTACCAACCGAAGTTGGATGAAGGCGCACCGGCGCTCTACAGAGTTTCGAAGTGGCATTGAGGAGTTCGTTGCGGTAGCAACGAACCACGTGAATTCTGACGGATTAGCTCGATGCCCATGCATGCGGTGTTTGAATGTGAATTTTCACACACCTGCAACTATAAGGGTTCATTTATTTCTCAGCGGGATCCAACCTTCGTACAACCCCTGGTATTTCCACGAGGAGACTTTCTCGCAGCCCGCAATTGAACTTCCTGAAAATGACGAAGAGGAAATGGCAGATGTGTTGGCGGACATGTTAAGAGGGGACCCTGGGTTTAACGAATCTGCTAACACGACTGATTCTTTCAATGAACCCCCTATCAACGACAACAATAAGTTTGATGACTTGCTTAAGGAGATGGAGGCTGAGTTATATCTAGGTTGCAAAAAATCAGCCCTCAATGCACTGGTAAAGCTTATGCACTGCAAGGTTTTGAATAGGTGGAGTAACCACTCTTTTGATATGTTGTTGTCCATCTTGATTGATCTATTTCCGgaggggacaaaattaccgaAGTTGCATTATGAGTCGAAGATGCAATTGCgcaatctaggtttgggttacgACTCAATAGATGTGTGCAAGTATAATTGTGCTATTTTCTGGAAGGAGAATGAGAAGAAGGAGTTTTGCCCTGTATGTGGCGAATCACGATGGGTGAAAAGAAAGGGTAAGGGGAAAAAAGTTCCTCACAAAGTTATGCGTTACTTCCCACTCACACCTAGACTAAAACGATTATATTGCTCAAGACACACTGCAGAGGATATGCGTTGGCATTACTCGCAGAGACCAAAAGAAGACGGTGTGCTTAGGCATCCTgcggatgttgaagaatggaagCAGTTTGACCGCCTTCATCCGTCTTTTGCTGTTGAACCTAGAAATGTCAGACTGGGATTGGCGACTGacggttttaatccatttggcaacatgagcaACTCTTACAGCCTGTGGCCAGTTATTTGTGTCCCATATAATTTGTCACCGTGGAAGTGTATGAGTGCTGAATCGTTGTTGTTGACCTTATTAATTCCAGGTCCATCATCTCCTGGGAAAGACATAGATGTATTCATGAGACCGTTAATTGATGAACTGAAACAGTTGTGGGAGACGGGTGTTAAAACCCGAGATGCCTACAACGGAACT attggcgccaatagttttgccggcgcactattgcgccggcaaaagcttATCATAGCAGGTTCATGGCGGATAAGGCCATTTTTTAACACCGGCGCTTATTTTTCACCGGCGTTATTACTCGCCGGTAAAAGGAAGTTTTACCGGCGCAGTTACTATACGCGCCGGTAA